The Paenalcaligenes faecalis genome has a window encoding:
- a CDS encoding GlxA family transcriptional regulator has protein sequence MRRPRVGLILHPQFSPFHFSVPYMVFSITLPDGPLFELVIVAPGGQPLNSERAMTIEPDGGLELLDNVDIAVVPSWHDLNEAPPSELTEALARCHERGAHVVGLCYGTYALAYGGLLDNKRASTHWLAEQDFLQRFPKVKLDTNALYVEDDRLVTSAGTAAGLDCCLFLVREYYGAKTANTIARLMVVPPHREGGQAQFIEQPVAISTQDAHINRLLDYLREHLADTHTIDELAARTAMSRRTFTRHFQKATGMTVLEWLVSERLRQGRELLETTSLSVEAIAERIGFHTATSFRQHFKQRHHVSPRDWRKTFGDAD, from the coding sequence ATGAGGCGACCCAGAGTTGGGCTTATCCTTCACCCGCAATTCAGTCCTTTCCATTTCTCGGTGCCCTACATGGTTTTCAGTATTACCCTGCCTGATGGCCCGTTGTTCGAATTGGTGATTGTGGCTCCGGGAGGACAGCCTCTGAATTCCGAGCGGGCAATGACTATTGAGCCTGATGGAGGTTTGGAGCTACTGGATAACGTTGATATTGCCGTGGTGCCCAGCTGGCATGACTTGAACGAGGCGCCACCGTCAGAATTAACAGAGGCGCTTGCTCGATGCCATGAGCGCGGCGCGCATGTGGTCGGCCTTTGTTATGGAACCTATGCTCTAGCGTACGGGGGATTGCTGGACAATAAACGAGCTTCAACCCACTGGCTGGCTGAGCAGGACTTTCTCCAGCGCTTCCCGAAGGTAAAACTCGATACCAATGCCCTTTACGTTGAGGATGATCGGCTGGTCACTTCGGCAGGAACGGCTGCGGGACTGGATTGCTGCCTATTCCTCGTGCGTGAATACTATGGCGCCAAGACGGCCAATACGATTGCCCGACTCATGGTGGTTCCGCCTCATCGGGAAGGTGGTCAGGCTCAGTTTATTGAACAACCCGTCGCGATCTCCACCCAGGATGCCCACATCAACCGGCTTCTAGATTACCTGCGGGAACACCTGGCCGACACCCACACCATTGATGAGCTTGCCGCCCGTACCGCTATGAGCCGACGCACCTTCACACGTCATTTTCAAAAAGCTACCGGCATGACGGTGTTGGAGTGGTTGGTGAGTGAGCGATTAAGGCAAGGGCGTGAGCTACTGGAAACCACATCGCTGTCTGTTGAAGCCATAGCGGAAAGAATTGGCTTTCATACAGCTACTTCTTTCCGACAGCACTTCAAACAGCGGCATCATGTTAGTCCGCGAGACTGGCGCAAGACGTTTGGGGATGCCGACTAA